One window of the Desulfovibrio sp. X2 genome contains the following:
- a CDS encoding DEAD/DEAH box helicase: protein MSDIRDFIEAVMASPRLGPDVVHHRLLPGTPARMADTARPLPQAVSMLLSARGTPRLYAHQAEAVDLARMGRHVVVATPTASGKSLTYTLPVLEEFLARPDSRSLWLFPLKALAQDQLKGFREAAALLPSHSHPTAAVYDGDTPDGARRKLRQDPPQVLLSNPEMVHLSLLPHHSAWAAFWASLNYVVVDEVHTYRGVMGSHMALVFRRLRRMCAYYGSEPTFVFCSATVANPAELAEDLTGLCVTPVLTSGAPTGGRHFLFVNPEGSPGTAAIRLLRECLDRGLRTIVYAKSRKMTELIAIWAAEKSGQYKDRISAYRAGFLPEERREIEARMTSGELLAVISTSALELGIDVGGLDVCILVGYPGTVMQTLQRGGRVGRQQQESAVVLVAGEDNLDQYFMRHPEDFFARPPEAAVCNPYNPVIVARHLDCAAAELTLRRDEPFLAEEPLAREAERLVREGFLLASADGSELHSRRKRPHREVDLRGAGASLSIHQGGEKGEEGTGRIIGQIDEHRACREAHEGAVYLHRGLSYVVTKLDLQDKSVTAKPARVGYYTRSRAEKATEILAIHDQATALGCRVFLGRLRVTETITGYEKRRAGDGRLLTLVPLSLPPMVFETEGIWFEIPKAVQQAAEDARVHFMGGIHAVEHAAIGILPLLVMADRNDLGGISTPFHPQVGRAAVFIYDGHPGGVGLTRQAFVQAAELLTTTLATIRDCPCELGCPSCVHSPKCGSGNRPISKDAACFVLEALRTSTPESFQPLSLIEETPSSLSSNCEPRDNREAPGPGPETAPEGGAAAAAPLSAYGVLDVETRRSAAEVGGWHRADKMGVSVAVLYDSRDDAFHSYTEERIPELAARLSELDLVVGFNIRRFDYKVLAGVAPFDFASLPTLDMLDVVKNRLGYRLSLDSLATSTLNAPKSADGLQALEWWKEGRLDLITEYCTHDVAITRDLFRYGHEHGHLLFRNKHGQVVQVLVDW from the coding sequence TCCGTGACTTCATCGAGGCCGTCATGGCCTCGCCCCGGCTCGGGCCGGACGTGGTGCACCACCGCCTCCTGCCCGGGACGCCCGCGCGCATGGCGGACACGGCCCGCCCCCTGCCCCAGGCGGTCTCCATGCTCCTTTCCGCGCGCGGCACGCCGCGCCTCTACGCCCACCAGGCCGAGGCCGTGGACCTCGCGCGCATGGGCCGCCACGTGGTCGTGGCCACGCCCACGGCCAGCGGCAAGTCCCTGACCTACACCCTGCCCGTGCTCGAGGAGTTCCTGGCCCGGCCGGACTCCCGCTCCCTGTGGCTCTTTCCGCTCAAGGCCCTGGCCCAGGACCAGCTGAAGGGCTTCCGCGAGGCCGCGGCCCTGCTGCCGAGCCACAGCCACCCCACGGCCGCGGTCTACGACGGCGACACCCCGGACGGCGCGCGCAGAAAGCTCCGCCAGGACCCTCCCCAGGTGCTCTTAAGCAACCCGGAGATGGTCCACCTCTCGCTTCTGCCGCACCACAGCGCCTGGGCCGCCTTCTGGGCCTCCCTGAACTACGTCGTGGTGGACGAGGTGCACACCTACCGCGGGGTCATGGGCTCGCACATGGCCCTGGTCTTCCGCCGCCTGCGCCGCATGTGCGCCTACTACGGCTCCGAGCCCACCTTCGTCTTCTGCTCCGCCACCGTGGCCAACCCGGCCGAGCTGGCCGAGGACCTGACCGGGCTGTGCGTCACCCCGGTGCTCACCTCCGGCGCGCCCACGGGCGGCCGCCACTTCCTCTTCGTGAACCCCGAGGGCTCGCCCGGCACGGCCGCCATCCGCCTGCTGCGCGAGTGCCTGGACAGGGGGCTGCGCACCATCGTCTACGCCAAGTCGCGCAAGATGACCGAGCTCATCGCCATCTGGGCGGCCGAGAAGTCCGGCCAGTACAAGGACCGCATCAGCGCCTACCGCGCGGGCTTCCTGCCCGAGGAGCGGCGCGAGATCGAGGCCCGCATGACCTCGGGCGAGCTTTTGGCCGTCATCTCCACCTCGGCGCTGGAGCTCGGCATAGACGTGGGCGGCCTGGACGTATGCATCCTCGTGGGCTACCCCGGCACGGTCATGCAGACGCTGCAGCGCGGCGGCCGCGTGGGCAGGCAGCAGCAGGAGTCCGCCGTGGTCCTGGTGGCCGGGGAGGACAACCTGGACCAGTACTTCATGCGCCATCCCGAGGACTTCTTCGCCCGGCCGCCGGAGGCCGCGGTCTGCAACCCCTACAACCCGGTCATCGTGGCTCGCCACCTGGACTGTGCCGCGGCCGAGCTGACGCTGCGCCGCGACGAGCCCTTCCTGGCCGAGGAACCCCTGGCCCGCGAGGCCGAGCGCCTGGTGCGCGAAGGCTTCCTCCTGGCCTCGGCCGACGGCTCGGAGCTGCACTCGAGGCGCAAGCGCCCCCACCGCGAGGTCGACCTGCGCGGCGCGGGCGCCTCGCTCTCCATCCACCAGGGAGGCGAGAAGGGCGAGGAGGGCACGGGCCGGATCATCGGCCAGATCGACGAGCACCGCGCCTGCCGCGAGGCCCACGAGGGCGCCGTCTACCTGCACCGGGGGCTGTCCTACGTGGTCACGAAGCTCGACCTGCAGGACAAAAGCGTCACGGCCAAGCCCGCGCGCGTGGGCTACTACACCCGCTCGCGCGCCGAGAAGGCCACCGAGATCCTGGCCATCCACGACCAGGCCACGGCGCTCGGCTGCCGCGTCTTCCTCGGCCGCCTGCGCGTCACCGAGACCATCACCGGCTACGAGAAGCGCCGCGCGGGCGACGGCCGCCTGCTGACCCTCGTGCCCCTCTCTCTTCCACCCATGGTCTTCGAGACCGAGGGCATCTGGTTCGAGATCCCCAAGGCCGTGCAGCAGGCCGCCGAGGACGCCCGCGTGCACTTCATGGGCGGCATCCACGCCGTGGAGCACGCGGCCATCGGCATCCTGCCGCTGCTGGTCATGGCCGACCGCAACGACCTCGGCGGCATCTCCACGCCCTTCCACCCCCAGGTGGGCCGCGCCGCGGTCTTCATCTACGACGGCCACCCCGGCGGCGTGGGGCTCACGCGCCAGGCTTTCGTCCAGGCCGCGGAACTCCTCACCACCACCCTGGCCACCATCCGCGACTGTCCCTGCGAGCTCGGCTGCCCCTCCTGCGTGCACTCGCCCAAGTGCGGCTCGGGCAACAGGCCCATCTCCAAGGACGCTGCCTGTTTCGTCCTGGAAGCCCTGCGCACGTCCACTCCTGAATCGTTCCAACCTCTTTCCTTGATTGAGGAAACACCCTCCTCTCTAAGCTCCAACTGCGAACCCCGAGACAACCGCGAAGCCCCCGGTCCCGGTCCCGAGACCGCCCCGGAGGGCGGCGCCGCGGCGGCCGCTCCCCTCTCCGCCTACGGCGTGCTCGACGTGGAGACCCGGCGCTCGGCGGCGGAGGTGGGCGGCTGGCACCGCGCGGACAAGATGGGCGTAAGCGTCGCCGTGCTCTACGACTCGCGCGACGACGCCTTCCACAGCTACACCGAGGAGCGCATCCCCGAGCTGGCCGCCCGCCTCTCGGAGCTCGACCTCGTGGTCGGCTTCAACATCCGCCGCTTCGACTACAAGGTCCTTGCGGGCGTCGCGCCCTTCGACTTCGCCTCCCTGCCCACCCTGGACATGCTGGACGTGGTCAAGAACCGCCTGGGCTACCGCCTCTCCCTGGACAGCCTGGCCACGAGCACCCTGAACGCCCCCAAGTCCGCGGACGGCCTGCAGGCCCTGGAGTGGTGGAAGGAAGGCCGCCTGGACCTGATAACCGAATACTGCACCCACGACGTGGCCATCACCCGCGACCTCTTCCGCTACGGCCACGAACACGGCCACCTCCTCTTCCGCAACAAGCACGGCCAGGTGGTGCAGGTCCTGGTGGACTGGTAG
- the nudC gene encoding NAD(+) diphosphatase, with product MFQDIDPHTLTYDPDHGAPGENDHLMFLRDGRVLLAADGGRLAVPTYGEVRAALRDKADDAVYLFSMDETAFYYSPEEINETNPYTYNGIRVVRSLAPALLSFACATAFHFAQWYRTNRYCGQCGCAMLPRERERALQCPCCSLVKYPRISPAIIVAVADGEELLLTKYSGREYTNFALVAGFVEPGETLEAAIAREVKEEVGLEIANVRYYKSQPWAFSQSILMGFFADLHGERTITIDPGELSEAGWYPRSALPADESRFSLTWDMIEAFRNNEV from the coding sequence ATGTTCCAGGACATCGACCCACACACGCTGACCTACGATCCCGACCACGGCGCGCCCGGCGAGAACGACCACCTCATGTTCCTGCGGGACGGGCGCGTGCTGCTGGCGGCCGACGGCGGCAGGCTCGCGGTCCCGACGTACGGGGAAGTGCGGGCCGCGCTCCGGGACAAGGCGGACGACGCCGTCTACCTCTTCTCCATGGACGAGACCGCCTTCTACTATTCACCAGAAGAAATAAACGAAACGAATCCATATACCTACAACGGCATCCGCGTGGTGCGCAGCCTCGCGCCCGCCCTTCTCTCCTTTGCCTGCGCCACGGCCTTCCATTTCGCCCAGTGGTACAGAACGAACCGCTATTGCGGGCAATGCGGCTGCGCCATGCTGCCCAGGGAGCGGGAGCGGGCGCTGCAGTGCCCGTGCTGCTCGCTGGTGAAGTACCCGAGGATATCGCCCGCGATCATCGTGGCGGTGGCGGACGGCGAGGAGCTGCTGCTGACCAAGTACTCCGGGCGCGAGTACACGAACTTCGCCCTGGTGGCGGGATTCGTTGAGCCCGGCGAGACGCTCGAGGCGGCCATAGCGCGCGAGGTCAAGGAGGAGGTCGGCCTGGAGATCGCCAACGTGCGCTACTACAAGAGCCAGCCCTGGGCCTTCTCGCAGTCTATCCTCATGGGCTTCTTCGCGGACCTGCACGGAGAGCGGACCATAACCATAGACCCCGGGGAACTCTCCGAGGCTGGCTGGTACCCCCGCTCCGCGCTGCCTGCCGACGAGTCCAGGTTCAGCCTGACCTGGGACATGATCGAGGCCTTCCGGAACAACGAGGTCTGA